In Setaria italica strain Yugu1 chromosome IX, Setaria_italica_v2.0, whole genome shotgun sequence, the genomic stretch CCATTTTAAGACTACTGCGTTGCTCTGAGTAATGTTCCCCTGTTGAAAGCAGTACCATGAACCTGCAGTAACAGTTTGATTAGTTTATAGGTCAGTTTCATAGCTTGATATGTGCTTAAGTGATGATTTTGGCAGTTAAAACACCTGGGGGTTGGTATGAAGTACCATTTAACAGCATGCTGTTTAGACTTGCATTTCACTAGGTTTTATAATTCAGTTGCTGTACCATGTAGCCATGACGCTTATCTGTGAATAACTGGCAAATTCTTTGCTTAGGATGCTCAAAAACATGGTATCATCAGAACAAGTTGGTCTTGACAACCATGAAAATTTGGATGCTACAACCGTTAGTGCGTTGGTTCATTTCATCTTTTTACTCTTTTGTTGGGGAAATCATTTGGTTGTTGCTTTGTGATAACCAGACCACTTATTCTTATCAAAGAGTGCTGTGCTAAGTAATGTTAATGCATAATTACTGCTGAAGTTTGTTGAGGAACTCAATAGAGTGCTTTAGTTGCTGCACACGGATCTTCTGAGTTGTCTTAATTTTCCTATTTGCTTGCAGAATTTGATGCTCTGACGGGAAGCAAGATAGCTTCAATTGACCTTGGCACCCGTGTTGTTCGTATGGCATATAGCCCTACCACTAGTCATGTTGTTATTGCTATTCTTGAGGTCTGCCTCAATACTtcactttctttcttcttcttttttcctgaAAAAGTAATTTATTTTATTGCTACAACTGTGAATCACCTTTTTGTCACTAACTCCAAAATAAGGCAAACGCTTATGATACTGCGCACAGAAAGTCAGAAAAGTGATGTTCCTTCATTGTTGTTAGTAGGCTATAGGCATATTCTTGAGCCCTTTTTATCTAGTCATCTGCCATGTAGTGAATAAATAACTCTTTAGCATGCTTTAACGTGGTCTATTGGTTGTGagttttgtatttttttaattaataacTTGTGCAACCATTGACCCTCTCCTATATCTCTTGCTCTGCAGGATGCTACAATCAGATCCTGTGATTTTGCCACGGAGCAGACACTTGTGCTGCACTCGcctgaaaaaaaatcagatcaTGTCTCAATAGATACGGAAGTTCATCTTGCATTGACACCCCTTGAGCCTATTGTCTTCTTCGGTTTTCACAAAAGAATGAGTGTAACAGGTTATTCTCTTAGCTTTGCAGGTCTTTTTGTTGCTTAGGAGGCTTATAATGGCTCTCCATTTGGTTTTGTTTTTAAACGTTCACCTCCATGTTTTAACCTTTTGGTTTCTTCTAGTTGTAGGGACTGTTGAAGGAGGGAGACCGCCAACCAAAATAAAGACTGATCTTAAAAAACCTATTGTTAACCTGGCTTGCCATCCCCGCCTCCCTGTATTGGTAGGCAACCATATCTTTGTTTGCTTCTTGTTCGTAATTACACAGCAATATTCTATATTGTTGTGCATTGCCTTTTCCCATATCTGACATACAAGCTTACAATTTTAGTATGTAGCTTATGCTGAAGGCTTGATACGTGCCTACAACATCCAGACATATGCTGTACACTACACCTTACAACGTAAGATGGGTTGTTGTACTATATATTAATGCATTTTAATATGATTATCCATGTACCAGCTTCTTAATTTGCACAATTTTTCAGTTGCTGTTGACAGTACAATTAAGCTAATGGGAGCTGGTGCGTTCGGGTTTCATCCGACCCTGGAGTGGATATTTGTTGGTGATAGAGGTGGTACTCTCCTGGCATGGGATGTATCAACTGAGAGGCCAAGTATGATTGGCATGTAAGTAATTGAGAGTGGAAAAACAGAGTTGTATTTGCCCATTGTTCCTCCCCTTTCCAATACAAGTTGCTACTTTGATCTCAGTGCTAAGGGAATTTTCATTATTTGTGAAGTCAGACATTGAGTTGCTTAAAGCACAAGTGAAACTAGAAATTTTTTCCTACAATTCCTTAGAGCACACACTAGGACTTGTTTAAACTTATCTGAGATAACTTGCCCCTATAAGGATAAAACTTGCATCCACATCTGATTTAATGCATCTTCAGACATGAATTATGATTTAAAAGTTCTGATATAATGCTTGCAGTTCCTTGGCATCAAATGGATATGGAAAAATTTTAATGATGCATTTTTGTCCCGGTCAATCATCTGCATGCACCTTTTTGTTGTTGGTTTCTCTATTTTTGATGATTTCAAATCCTATGATTCCTCTTTGTTCTGTCATAGCTACCTTTCTGTCTATTTTTTAACTGATTTTTTACTTTTCACTTTTACTTAGTACACAGGCTGGTTCCCAGCCTATCACATCTGTATCCTGGCTTCCTACTCTGCGGTTGCTTGTTACTATTGCAAAGGATGGATCACTTCAAGTATGGAAGACACGAGTTATAATAAACCCTAACAGACAACCTATGGAAACTCATTTCTTCGAGCGTGCAGGTTAGTTTTTGTTCTTCTCATCTTTTGAGAAAATTGAGAAATCCTTTCTTTTCCTCTCAAGCTGCCTTTCATTCTTTACATTTACATGGTTTATTTCTTATGTATTTTGCTTGAGAATGATTTTCCACAaccattttttttgttaatgGTGCAGCTATTGAAACAATGGATATCACAAAGATACTAACTCTTCAAGGAGGAGAAGCAGTGTACCCACTACCCCGAATAAAAAATTTGGCAGTACATCCCAAGTTCAATTTGGCTGCTGTAATTTTTGCGGTTAGGCCACACCAACTATGAATCCATATAATTCTGGCACTTAATGCCAAGAGTTTCAGGGACACTTGACATCTTTGATTTGCAGGATATGTCCGGGACAGAAGCTGCAAAGAACAAGGCTGCATACACAAGGGAAGGGAGGAGACAACTTTTTGCTCTTCTTCAGGGAGCTAGGGGATCAACTGGTAACCTTCCTTTTCCTGTAGTTATTCTCATGTTTATTTTAATGAGGCTTGTGGAAATGGGAACCTTGGTTGATACAGGACAAAATACTGCAAAATATCAGGCTGCTTATGCACACTAAtctgattttattttattcctTGGCTGACTTGCTGCTGCATAATGGTTTTATGTTTGTAATAATTAGATATATTGAGCAGTTCATACATGCCCTAAGTACATTATGATTTGCTCTGGTGCTACAGCTGCTGTTTTGAAGGAGAAACTTTTAGCATTGGGATCATCAGGAATATTAGCAGAGCATCAACTTCAGGCACAGCTGCAAGAGCAGCATTTGAAGGGGTAAAATTAAGTATTTCCTACATAAATCATAGAAACTTTCCATTTgtatgaatttgatttttatGGTGTTTCACTATGTAAATATATTCTTTATTCATTTCATGTCATATTGATCGCTGGCTTGATTTCACTTGTTTTCTTATTGTCAGCCAGAGCCAGCTAACCATTTCAGATGTTGCAAGAAAGGCATTCCTTCACAGTGTATGTGACATTTCTCTTCTGTTAGCAGTGCTAGAAAAGTATTTTTTTCCACTTTTCTTTTATATAGTGGCTCAACCTGAACTGTTACAACATTTATTGAACCCATCTAGGTTACAGAATATGATGTAAGACATTCTTTTTCTGTATAGAAAACAAATGAATTAGGAGTGTTTGGCAATGAGGCCTCCCAAAGAATCTTTGCCATATGCAGTGTTCCCACATTTTAACTCAGGCTTTGAGCATCTTTGTTCCATTTCAGCCTTCCATTTTCCTACATGTTGAGTCCTTATCCATTGGTTGATTCTACCAGCTCAGTCAATAATTGTGTTTGTAGACCATTTCTAATTTCTTCTACATGATTTGTGCAGCATTTCATGGAAGGGCATGCTAAAAGTGGTCCAATCTCTCGCCTACCTCTCGTTACAATTTCAGATTCTAGCAACCTTTTGCGAGATGTTCCTGTTTGTCAGGTAATTATCACAgtaattttatcttttcacttaTATGCTCCCTTTCACTCTCTAAGCAGTTCATTATTTTTGCAAGTCCAGCCATATCATCTGGAGCTGAATTTCTTCAATAAGGAAAACCGTGTTGTTCAATATCCAGTTAGGGCTTTCTATTTGGATGGATTTAACTTGATGGCCCATAACCTATCATCTGGGACCGACAATCTCTATAAGAAGCTTTACTCAACGGTATTTACCGTCTATTAGACCAATATTTTCTTGcttgttttccttttatttgTTCTCTAATGTAATCCATTCTCAGATTCCCTCAAATATGGAATGCCATCCCAAGAATATATCTTACAGTCCAAAGCAGCATCTTTTTCTTGTTGTGTTTGAATTAAGTGGTCCAAATGGAGTGGCGCATGAAGTTGTTCTTTACTGGGAGCAGACTGATCTACAGACAGTAAACAGCAAAGGAAGTTCGATAAAAGGTATCTCTCTTCCTGACATGTATTTTACTTACCTATGTTTTAGTAATTTCTACCTGGCTTGCTGACAGCTGCATCATTTGGCTCGTTATTAGGTCGTGATGCTGCCTTTTTGGGCCCAGATGATAATCAATATGCTATTCTGGAGGAAGATAAAACTAGCCTGAATCTCTTTAGTCTCAAGGCAGTAGCCACAAAGGAAGCTCTTGAAAATAATGCTGCTGTGCTTGAAGAAAACACTTTTGCTGATAATGCTGCTAACTCAACGGAACGCCAAGGTCCTCTGCATTTTACTTTTGAATCAGAGGTTGATCGCATATTTTCTTCTCCTCTAGGTAGGTTGAGTGGATTGCTTTCCTCTCATCCTTCTTCCAACTCCTGATTCCCTCATTTTTcatcaaagaacaaaaataAAGGATGCTAGGGTTTCCTTGTTTGAAAATTTTATCTAAATGGAACTCTGGCGAGTAGGTGACCCAACGCATTGTTTTGTCCTGTAGAATCAACATTGTTGTATGTGATTTCGGGAAAGCATATCGGACTCGCAAAGCTCCTGCAGGGATACAGGCTGTCTACAGACAATGGGCTATCCATCACAACAAAAACTGATGGGAAGAAGTTTATCAAGTTGAAACCAAATGAGACTGTTCTTCAGGTGTTTTATCCTTGCTAGCTTTGAATATTAAGTTGTTGATGATATGCTTGATCAGGTTCAAAAATTTTGTATCCACTTtcccaaaaaatatttttaaggTGGTTAGTCCTTAGAGTTTAGTTTGATTGCTATTATGCAGATAGGAACTAACTAGATTTTATGATGCAGCCAATTTCTTAATGTTTCAGATGTTAAATTTGTATTTTAGTTCACACTTGCATTTGTGTGCTGTTGATGCTTTCTTTGGGAGTTTCGGTTGAGTTGCAAATAACTAAGTATACACAAAAAAAAGGACACATTCTTACACTTAGAACTGTGCTTTTAGCATGAGACACTACAGTTTTTTAGATGAAGTAATTTCTTAAGTCCAGCCGCTGCATGACGCATGCACTGAACCATTCATTTACAAAGTCCGGCCATGGGCTGTAGATACTACATTAAACCTTACTGCATGCAGGCAGTTGTCATTGAATTAGATGCACATGGTATGCACTATTTTCATGAATGAAAGATTTGAAATTTAAACAGCGCTGgtatttgagtttttttttaaaatgatgTAGAAAGTATTCGGGCTTTTAAAATTCATGTACAAGGAGTAACCACAAATCTAGTTCCACCACCAAAACCGTATGTACAACTAGTTACTTATCTACAATTGACTGTAACCAATTTTGTCCACTATGCAGGTCCATTGGCAAACAACTCTTAGAGGTCCAGTAGTAGGAATATTGACAACTCAGAGGGTACTAATTGCTTCTGCAGATCTTGACATACTATCAAGCAGCTCAACAAAATTTGATCGGGGTCTCCCATCAATATCCTTTTTTATCTGAGTCTTGCATCTACCTCCCCCTACTCTTCCTTCTTATCTTGTTATACAAAACTCTGCTAGCAACCTAGCCTATTTATTATCCGTTGTAAATTGCCACTTTACTTTGTTGAGCACTTAACCACTTTGTACTATCGATCAATGTTGTGGGTTGGACCAGCACTTATCTTCTCAAGTGCAACTGCTATAAGTATGCTTGGCTGGGACAACAAAGTCCGATCAATCCTCTCCACTAGCTTTCCTCGTTCAGGTAAGATCCATAGCATACAGTATTacagttattttttttaaatgtgaTCAATCTAGATTCTTTTGTGATGCTTCCAGTTCTGTTAGCATGCTACCGATATGttgcttttttcttcttcctcagttTGTGCTGAAGCTGAACTAAACCATATGCCCTTTATATTTGCAGTATTAATTGGTGCATTGAACGACCGGCTGCTGCTTGTAAATCCAACAGATATAAATCCAAGACAGAAAAAGGGAGTGGAAATAAGGAGCTGTTTAGTTGGGCTTCTTGAACCTCTTCTCATTGGATTTGCTACCATGCAGCAACATTTTGAGCAAAAACTTGATCTTTCAGAAGTGCTGTACCAAATAACCTcaaggtatttttttttctggattCCATTGTCCACTTTTTAGTATGCTTGTTAATTACTCTTCTTATTTAATTTTAGCACAGAGGTAGTGCTATGTGTTTGTTATTGATATATGTTGCTGTTCTAGTTAGCGTAATCTTTCTCATAGATTTTGTTGGTTGGATCACCATGTTCTGATTACATTGTATTTGTTGGGTTGCATTCTTGCAGGTTCGATAGTTTACGCATTACTGCAAGGTCATTGGACATACTAGCTAAAGGACCTCCTGTTTGTGGAGACCTTGCTGTATCATTATCTCAAGCAGGACCTCAGTTTACCCAAGTGAGCTTAATCTGTGCTCATATTGTCAGCATTTTCTTTCACTTGTGCTAACATTTCTTCCCTCACCGTTTTAGATTATGCGCTGCAATTATGCAATTAAAGCTCTTCGGTTCTCTACTGCTCTGTCAATTTTGAAAGATGAGTTCTTGCGTTCCAGAGATTATCCTCAATGCCCTCCCACTTCCCATCTGTTCCAGCGCTTCCGAGAGTTGGGATACGCATGTATAAAGTATGTTCTGCTGGCATCTCTACCTGATCTTAATTAGGATAGTCTCCAATTGTATGGCTAAACTGTAAATATTCACAACTACTGTCCATTATACCATTTTCTTAATCAACCAAATATGAAGCATTTTAAAGGTAGTTAATCTTATCAAAGTGGATTAGAGGTACTAAAGATGCACATCAAACTTTCAGAACCTTTCCTAAATGTATTTTATGATATTCCCATGTTGCCCTGCACCAGACTGAATCCATAATCCATGCTAGTTGATTTTGTAAAATGTTCTGTGATGGGCTAGATGCTCATCTAGCAAATTATCTGGTTGTCAGAAGAATTAGCAAAATCCTatagaattttttttaccaaagcAATCTTTTCTGTATTTTATGTTTAttcaatataatattttttgcTATTATTAATTGTGACATCCCAGCCCAAGGATGAATTTGAGCCCACAAGTGGCCCATGTGAGGGGCATGGCATATGTGGAAGAATAGtcccaccttgctagttgaaaGTGAGATCACCAACATATAAACCCAAGTGCCAAATGCATTAGGACTGAGCCATATTTGGGACTAGGGTGTTACATTAATGCCTTTTTTACATTTTCTATATAATGTTTTCCTCTTTgttggctcttgttgggtttcaccTCTAGCCTAGACGAACTTGTTTGGACCTAAAAGGCTTTGTTGTTACTTTGTGGACCATGACTAaatgatttccttttttttttctttgatatcATCCGACTCTTTATTGCTTGGTACAAGTTGCCTGTCTTGTTTTTGTTGCTTTGAATTTTTCTTCTATGTTGATCCTGAAAAGAGATAGGCTCTGATAAGAATTATAGTGTAACATTCAATACATATTTTCAGGTATGGTCAGTTCGACAGTGCAAAAGAAACGTTTGAAGTTATTGCAGATCATGAGAGCATGCTGGATCTATTTATATGTCATCTGAACCCCAGTGCATTGCGGCGCCTTGCGCAAAAGTTAGAGGAATCTGCTACAGATTCTGAGTTGAGGCGATACCTTGAGAGAATATTAAGAGTTCGTTCAACTGGATGGACGCAGGGCGTATTCGCCAATTTTGCTGCTGAAAGTATGGTTCCTAAAGGTCCTGAATGGGCCGGTGGAAACTGGGAGATCAAAACACCTACTAACATCAAGACTATACCTCAGTGGGAGCTTGCAGGAGAAGTCATGCCCTACATGAAGACAACTGATGCAGGTATCCCATCCGTTGTTGCAGATCATATTGGTGTGTACTTGGGTGTGATGAAGGGCCGGGGCAATGTAGTGGAAGTAAGTGAAAAGAGTTTGGTTAAAGCTATAGCAGCAGCTAGTAGTGAGAATGCACAGCCAGTATCTTCCGAATCAGCTGAGAAAAATAAGGCAATTGCTGGTGGTGATTCGGTTGGTGATACTCTGGCCAGGCAGCTGGGTGTCCAAATTGCATCTTCTGATGAACAGGCAAAAGCTGCTGAGGAGTTTAAGAAGACTTTGTAtggtgttgttgatggtgcGAGTAGtgatgaagatgagtctacCTCGAAGACTAAAAAGATACATATAAGGATACGTGATAAGCCGGCTGCATCTGCTGTTGATGTTAACAAATTGAAAGAAGCAACCAAACAGCTAG encodes the following:
- the LOC101762686 gene encoding uncharacterized protein LOC101762686 → MPEQTRSGAPMEWTTVQHLDLRHSGGRRGASARPMQPHAAAFRASQAIVAVAIGTHVVEFDALTGSKIASIDLGTRVVRMAYSPTTSHVVIAILEDATIRSCDFATEQTLVLHSPEKKSDHVSIDTEVHLALTPLEPIVFFGFHKRMSVTVVGTVEGGRPPTKIKTDLKKPIVNLACHPRLPVLYVAYAEGLIRAYNIQTYAVHYTLQLAVDSTIKLMGAGAFGFHPTLEWIFVGDRGGTLLAWDVSTERPSMIGITQAGSQPITSVSWLPTLRLLVTIAKDGSLQVWKTRVIINPNRQPMETHFFERAAIETMDITKILTLQGGEAVYPLPRIKNLAVHPKFNLAAVIFADMSGTEAAKNKAAYTREGRRQLFALLQGARGSTAAVLKEKLLALGSSGILAEHQLQAQLQEQHLKGQSQLTISDVARKAFLHSHFMEGHAKSGPISRLPLVTISDSSNLLRDVPVCQPYHLELNFFNKENRVVQYPVRAFYLDGFNLMAHNLSSGTDNLYKKLYSTIPSNMECHPKNISYSPKQHLFLVVFELSGPNGVAHEVVLYWEQTDLQTVNSKGSSIKGRDAAFLGPDDNQYAILEEDKTSLNLFSLKAVATKEALENNAAVLEENTFADNAANSTERQGPLHFTFESEVDRIFSSPLESTLLYVISGKHIGLAKLLQGYRLSTDNGLSITTKTDGKKFIKLKPNETVLQVHWQTTLRGPVVGILTTQRVLIASADLDILSSSSTKFDRGLPSYRSMLWVGPALIFSSATAISMLGWDNKVRSILSTSFPRSVLIGALNDRLLLVNPTDINPRQKKGVEIRSCLVGLLEPLLIGFATMQQHFEQKLDLSEVLYQITSRFDSLRITARSLDILAKGPPVCGDLAVSLSQAGPQFTQIMRCNYAIKALRFSTALSILKDEFLRSRDYPQCPPTSHLFQRFRELGYACIKYGQFDSAKETFEVIADHESMLDLFICHLNPSALRRLAQKLEESATDSELRRYLERILRVRSTGWTQGVFANFAAESMVPKGPEWAGGNWEIKTPTNIKTIPQWELAGEVMPYMKTTDAGIPSVVADHIGVYLGVMKGRGNVVEVSEKSLVKAIAAASSENAQPVSSESAEKNKAIAGGDSVGDTLARQLGVQIASSDEQAKAAEEFKKTLYGVVDGASSDEDESTSKTKKIHIRIRDKPAASAVDVNKLKEATKQLGLGPPLSRTRSLSGTPQEFNQAPTQPGGPAAAVSPAMPNTAIDLFGTNTLVQPQAPSGATGPVIAGMGVTAGPIPEDFFQNTIPSHQLAARLPPPGIVLSRMAQPAPGMYQGPPVPNQNMMANVGLPDGGVPPQAPPQQSQFPQQPGIPMDNIGLPDGGVPPQSQPLPSQPQTLPSQPQGFQPGIPTPSQPIDLSTLVEGPGAAKQAARPPAPTAVRPGQVPRGAPAAECYKMALAHLEQNQLTDALSCLDEAFLALAKDQSREADIKAQATICAQYKIAVALLQEIARLQRVQGAGTLSAKEEMARLSRHLASLPIQAKHRINCIRTAIKRNMEVQNYAYAKQMLDLLYSKAPPTKQDELKSLIDMCVQRGLTNKSIDPFEDPSQFCSVTLSRLSTIGHDVCDLCGAKFSALSAPGCVICGMGSIKRSDALAGGPGPAVPSPFG